One Haemorhous mexicanus isolate bHaeMex1 chromosome 7, bHaeMex1.pri, whole genome shotgun sequence genomic window, CTTAAACCTTGAGTTAGTTCTTAACTTAAAAGAGAACTTGAAAGCTCTGCATTTCTGGCAACTTAGTGGCAGAGACCTTCACCACCAGTCAAAATGCCTTggaaaggggagggaaaaaatgaaaaacctcGTTCCTCATCTTGAACTGGAATAATTTGTGCTCTGGAAAAGCTTTAGGGGCTCTTCAGAACCAAAAGTTAAAGGTTTGCTTTGGAAATGTGGCAGctttcttttggtttggtttttgacTGACAAGAATTTCACAGGTTTTGAGCAACCTAAGTCTGTGTTGGGTGGTTTTCCTTCTGTAATGAGCTTTTTGGTTGAAAACCAGCTTTCCCCATGGGTTCAGTGCCAGCTGTTATCTGAGAGGCTGCACTGTCCCAAAACCTTCCTGGACTTTACTGCAAGTTTGAGTAGGAAGAGAAACTGAATTGTGCAAGTGTGTTGGCACAGTGAGTTTTCCTTGTAAATTAGGGAAAACCCACTGAACACAGATTAGAAATTAACTGGCTTCtgggaatttaaaaatatattaatctCTCCTTGATTCATGTGAAAATACATGAATCTCTCTAAGTGCTGTGGGGGCTTGGTGTGCACACTCTGCATTTTAAGGTttattttggttggtttttaggTCATAGCAGAAGAGTTGTGGGTTTGGGCATGTGAGGGTCTGAGCATTTGTTTGATGGGAACTGAGACATCTGACTTGGTTTCACTCAAGTGACAGCAAAGTCATTAGGAAACAGCAGAACCTTCTGCTTAAAACAAGATTTCACCTCTTAGGGAGAAGCTTTTCAAACCACAACCAgcagttctttaaaaaaagctgaTTTCTGAGTGGAGCATTCCATGTGATTTTCCTGGTGTTTGGTTTTCCCCCAGGCTGAAAAGCTGATGAAGCAGATTGGAGTGAAGAATGTCAAGCTGACTGAGTATGAGATGAGCATTGCTGCCCACCTGGTGGACCCACTCAGCATGCATGTGAGCAacttccctgctccccaggcctGCAAAACTCCCCTTTGTCCCTGGCTTACATTATTTGCACCTCTGTGGAAATACACAGGAAGTATTCCTGTGATCTGAAACTGCATCAGAGAGAGCAGAGGGTTTTAATCCCttctcccttttattttcaAGGCACTCCTTGGAAGCTGGTGGGTGCTTTTCCTTGGCAGGATCAGTGCTGATCATTCCCAATGCTGTTTTTCCCTTGCAGGTCACCTGGAGTGATATTGCAGGCTTAGATGATGTCATCACAGATTTGAAAGACACTGTCATTTTGCCCATCaagaagaaatatttgtttGAGAATTCCAGGCTCTTACAGCCCCCAAAAGGTAGGAAGGGAATGTGATGGATCTATACCTGGGTATTTGAAATATAAAAGGTGCAGTTTCtcagaaagggaagaggaagtGGGTTGTTAGGTCAAAGTGCAAACATTAGGTCCAATGCCAGGGAAAACCCtcagattttccttctttccctgctttGGTGAAGAAGTTTCATCTTAATAATGAAGCACTAGCTGGATTTTGGTTCTGATGATCCATTTTTGTGCactaatcacagaatcatgaaaTTATTTGGCTTGGGAGGATCTTAAAGCCTATccagtgccatgggcagggacaccttccaccatcccagggtggctgtCCAAcgtggccttgggcactgccagggatccaggggcagccccagctgctctgggcaccctgtgccaggacctgcccaccctgctagggaacaattccttcccaatataCCACCTAAACCTCCTCTCTGTCAGCATGAAGCCATTCCCCTgctcctgtcactccaggccatTATAATCCATCTATCCTGCATTTTTAACTGACTCACTTGTCATTTTCATTGTCTTTACACCTTGTTTTGTCCTTTGGCAGTGTTGAGCTCTAACTCTGCTCTACAGCTTTGACACTCCTAGAAATTGCCATCATTCAGCAGGACAGAcatcccatttttcctctggAGATCCCTTGATTCTCTCTGGAGTTGGGTTACACAGCCTTCAGGCAGGTGGCAGATTCATTTTCCCCAGTAAAACAGAAGCTGGACTCTGCTGAAATCCCTGCAGACATATTTGTTGTATGCtactgaagaaaaagaataaaaaagggCAGAATTTAAACCTAAAATGTTGGACATAACACCCAAGTTTCCAACCTTGTTTCCTGGAATATTGATTTCTGGAGCTCTTCCTTACTACATGGATCTGTGAGCACCTCAAGGGTGCTCACAAGGGATGGAAAATGCAGCACTTTGGTAGCTGGTTTAGTTTTTCCAGGCTGCTTTCTGTGTAAGTCACAAACTGAAGCTGCCTGGAAAATTACATGAATGCCATGATCTAAtaagctgaaggaaaaaatgatttttttatttatctttttaaagcagattttcCAGCTCAAGCTGCTCCCCAGTTTTATGAGTGGCTTGTGCTGGGTGTTAATAGGCAGTCACTGCTCCAGAGTAATGATGTTTGTGGGCATCACTCacataaacagagaaaaaacctTAATAATTCCCTGTGTTTTGGGTTCTTTTAACTGAATGTTGCTcttgaaattgttttctttgtaaCTGTGTTTAGAAAAACACTCCTGTGAACTCTTGCACCGTgacaagtttaaaaataatacaagaTGTCATGTTTAATTGTGGGTAATTTGTTAAAACTGTCTGTGGGTCTGTTGTGTGGtggatttttcctttcctcactcCTCTGTGCTAAGTTTTATTAGCAGGGCTGAAAGGAGCTGCAAACAAAGCCTGCCAGGACATAAACAGGGGTTAATTTTCTGTAACCTTTCTGGTCCTGGGAATGGAATAAAATGGAATCatggactggtttgggttggaagggaccttaaagatgatgTTGCAGCCCCACAATAAATCAGTCATCTCTCAGATGTCTCCTCTCAGCTTCACCCTTCCTGtctaaaaaggggaaaaatcccccCACAGGGAATTGTCTTTGGCTATTCTGAGCTGTAATTTAATAGGGATTACCTTAAAACCTCAGGTTGATGGAACAGTGTTTCCTTGGTTTGGTTTCTTACCTTTTAATACCTGGATTAAACTCGAGCCTGGACACCCCCGGACCTGTCCTAGCAAAGCTTTAACACTGTGAATTTTCCAGGAGTTCTTCTCTATGGCCCCCCTGGATGTGGGAAAACCCTGATTGCCAAAGCTACAGCCAAGGAAGCCGGGTGTAGGTTCATCAACCTCCAGCCCTCCACGCTGACAGATAAATGGTATGGAGAATCCCAAAaactggctgctgctgtcttcTCCCTGGCCATAAAGCTCCAGCCATCCATCATTTTTATTGATGAAATAggtaaaaatctctttttttttatcagtaGCCATAGCAGAGTGACATTGAACCGTAGGCTCAGTGATGTATGGATCTGCTGTCATCTTTTCCTTCAGAAGAGTGAAGGCTCAGTAAGAGAAATAGAATTGTAAAGGAATGGTGGCACATTAGGAAAAacaatgggtttttttcctggtggtAGTGGGGGAATTCACAAGTAAAACAAATTCCTACTTATTTTTTGTTCATGAGGAAACCCAGCTGCTGTCAGGGCATACACTGGGGAGTAAAATATGGTTTTAGGAGAGCTCTGCAATGATGGTTTCATAGGGCTGAAGAATAGGAGGGGTTGTGTAGAaacccagagcactgggaatatttctctctctgctctggggtgccctgacccacagggcagcactgactctgaccctcattcatggagaaagtttcctggaCTTCAAGATAGAAtggaacccacaaaagtgtgaaatagattatagagagcagcGTGGGtgtgtcacttggtgagaaatttaggtttgggatttttagtgtgttgtgaATGGAAGCaggatggagggcacagggtgttatcctgggcttcttcttcatgcttcttcttccttcttctccatgggtttgggtggcattttgtaattgggcagaaaagtccccattgcagctctgtgggatcagttattgggttaaaagggaaaataatccaggtgtcagttcttcattggacagtttagtcttaaaagcccttgtaccaagagattgttggccatttggtgccttctaatgaaaatctgccaaactcacagtagtgagactgttttactgataagaaataataaacacctagTCTGAATATGAgctactgtctcaagtgccttcagtccagacccagagaaaccaacaGGGAGGCTGCTTTCCATGAATTCAGGAAAGTGAAAATTTGGAGCACAGGATGTGGGGCAATCTCCTGGGGTGGGTGCACTTTGTGTGGTGTCCTTTAAAAGGGGGGCTTAGGAATGGGGGAGAATCCACTTTCCCCCTTAGCAGCACTGTGGTGattaaaagtgcatttttgagctcagagagcagcccaggtgggCATTCCTGTGGGGAATTGGATTGGCAGTGACTGCTTCCCTGCTTTGGCCCAGATTCCTTCCTGCGGAACCGATCCAGCACCGACCACGAGGCCACAGCCATGATGAAAGCCCAGTTCATGAGcctgtgggatgggctggaCACTGACTACAACTGCCAGGTGAGTCCTCAGGGTGCTGGGAGGAGAGATGGCATTCCCTCAGCTGGGATATCGGGGGTGGAGCTGCTTGGGAACAGGGGTTGCCAAAGGGTTCTTTACCCGTCGGTGATTCCCAGCACTTTGTGGGAATGAGGGGAGTTGTATCTATAGGTCATTGTTCTTCCTGAGAAGATTGGCTTTGTGCTTAGTTTGGTTTTAATCAAGAAGTGGTGTTTCcagatgagatgggatgggctttagggtgcctcccatcccaaaccatgcTGGGAGTCTAAAAACTTGAATATAGCACAAAGCCAGCGTGCCATGGTGTCACCTGGGATAATCTTAAAGCCCTTAAACAGGATGTTTGTTCTCTAAGCTGaaaattttctgcctttttaaagtgtatttttcCATAAATGGAAAAATCCTCCTCTCCCAAGCTTGTAAAGATGTTTTTCACgtgattttttccccaaataagTAAAAAAGGGTGATGTATGTGTACTGAGGAGGCTTAAAGCTTCCCATTAGTAAAAAGCAGTGGTATGAACCCTTCACTGGAAACTGATACCATCTTCCATGCACAGTGCATTACCTTTTTTACCTAACACACTGACAGTTCCTTGGAGCAGGTGGAATTATTCATTCCCTGCAGTGAGATAATTTGGGGTCTCTCAAGCTCAGCAGCGTTTGCCTTTTGTAAGAAAAACCAGAATCCCAAATGCTTGGAGGAAATTGTAAGGAAGTGTTGAGGTGGTTGTGCTGATTCCACCTGGAAACCACACTCAGCTGTGGGCTAAGCCTGCTGAGGAGGGATCTGGAGTGTGGCAGGTGGAGAATGTTCCTGCTGGCTGAAAATAATGCCCAGAGAAGTGTGGATCATCCCCGAGCCAGCAACCCCAGTGCCTCTAGGTGGCAGGGTGACTCTGCCGGGCCACCaaccctgctggagctgctgggcctggcccaaaggcaggagcagggcagcaaagcCCCTGGAGATAATCACCCTGTCGTTTGTCCTGGAGCCCAGGTTAATCACCCTGCCGTTTGTCCCTCTCCTGGCTGGGTGTTTACCATGTACATAGCTTAGAGTAAGAAATGGGAGAACAAGGCTGCTGTGAATGGGGAGTGAATTGTTCTGGAGTTAAGAGCTGGAGTGCTCCAGGGAGGTAAACGCTGTCTGGTGTTGGGCTTGCCTTGGACACCTTTAACCCACTGCTGACCTGGAGGTCCTGGAATGCTTTTTTGGAATGTTTAAAAGCATAAAGACACCATGTGGGTACCAGGTAAAGCCATTGCCATGGTGGTCtcctggaaggtgtccctgctcagagagggTTTACAACAAGATGAACTTGAAGGTCTTCTCCAACCCAAAAccttctgtgattctttttccagcacagcacaaaccCACCACACTTTTAACACCTTACCAAAACATCTCCTTTTGAATTCCACCAGGAACTAAAAGTGACATCACAAGCAGAAGTATTAAGTTCCTCCTTGGGGTTTGAAATTTCAACTTGGACTCATTGAAATCTCCCCCCAGGTGGTATTTGTGGCACCAGGGCTGCCCTTGCTGAGATCACTGCCAGGAAACCCTTATGGAACTTCTGTAAATGTAGATGCTGTTGATAAAGTGGGGGAGATCCCTGGCTGGTGTTGACATTCCCAGCCTGTGGATGTTTCCCAGCTCTGGTTTCAGTGGTGTCTCTTGGTGTCCCACAGGTGATTGTGATGGGAGCCACCAACAGGCCCCAGGACCTGGACTCTGCCATCATGAGGAGGATGCCCACCCGCTTCCACATCAACCAGCCTGTGagtcctgcctgccctgccccagcaggcagcagatccacagctctggggcttttcctccagGAAATGCTGCCTTCTGCTCAGCTGGGTTTAGGGGCTTTGGAAGCACATCCATAACTTGGATTTTTAAGGTGAAGTTTTGATCTCTTGGGTCCTTTATCTGAAACAACACCATgagcttcccagccctgctctcctctgggaatggaGCTGTTTGGATGCTGCACACTGGGAAGGGCTGGTTTGTAACTGGGTTCTGCTCAGGCCTTTCCACAGCAGACAGTGTGGAAAACCTGCTTTGTTCTGCCTGTAATGggcttggaatgagatggtctttCAGGActcaaactattccatgattctatgatttatgCCCCAGTTATTAGTTCTTTATCAACTGTCCTTGCTCCAAAGGTTGCTCTTGCCATCCTTTTCCAGCTATTTCAGTCACCTTTGAATGCCTGCTGATGTGACCAGGCATCTTTGTGTCAGTGTTATCAGGAGTTCAGTTGTGGTTGAATTCCCTTCTGGCTACAGAAATCATTATCCTTTTTTGCTGAAACCCAGAGACCAAACTGGAGGAGTAAAATTCTTATTGATTGTGCAAGAGAGGAGTTGTGTTCCCATGCCTGTGTTGTTGGAACTGACTTTCTCCATGGGAGTGGATCCCTTTGGGAACAGCATTTATAACCTGGGAACTGCTGTGCTTCCATACCTGTTGCACACACCTTCCTCatctccagctgtccctgcagttaGCAGGGGGCAAGGATGTGGATTTGAGAACTTTGTGGTGTCATTCTATCAACCCCCTTCTTTAGAAGGATGAATTATGTGCCCTGGGAGATGACAGGGATTGGCTTCCTCTCCCAGGATCAGGGTTACCACAGGAGAACAGCTTTTCCTCACCCCACTAGAGCCCTGCCATGAGCTTACTGCTCCTCTCTTGCTTTGTGATCAGCCCAGAGTGGCCCTGACTCTTACTGAAGGTGGAATAATTGATGTGCTGTGGCTTGGGAActggcatgggcagcagggaaagcctTGCAGATTTTATAACTGAGTTTGAGATGAGAAGGCCCCAAATTACTCATCAGAAATTGCCTgcaaagcagagggaaatggCAGGAGTGGGTTTTGGGACAGAGTAGCAGCTGTTCAGCTGCCAGATTATCTGTGGGgggattttccccctttttaatGATGGCAGTGAGGTTTGGCAGGCACAAAACCCAGTGTTTGTTGCCTGTGTTTGACCTTCCTAGGAAGGATCTGCTCAGGCTTCAGCTGATTCTTCAGTAACCTCCAGCACTGAGTGAGACACAAAATTTTGCCTCTAGACCCCCCAGTCTGGGGCTGTGTAAAGCAGGATCAGGTGTGCAGACAACAGAGTTCTGAGAAACTCACGTGGGCTCCTGGGCAAAGGGGCCACTATTGCTGGGATCCAGTTTTTGCCAGGCAGGAGCATGGTTAGTGCAGGATATACCAGTGGGGTGGTTGGGGTTTCTCTGGggttttggtgggattttgAATCACACAGTGTGTGATTTATCTGGTTTAGAATTTCCCTGTGCCATCACATCTTGCCATCAGAGAGATGTCCTCAGTGTGTGTCACATGTGCTGGGTGAGGGAACTGAAGGGACTGAAGGCCCTGGGATGTCACAAGTGTCCATTTTTGTCCTCTGGTAACTTCAGTCTCTCCTGTTTCAGGCTCTgaagcaaagagaggccatCTTGAAGCTGATTTTGAAGAATGAAAATGTGAGTAGCCTCCTGCTAGTGGCTCATGGCTGCATTGCTGCCAccagtgcagccctggccttgcAGAACGTGTGGTTTGTAATTGCCTGCCTTGCAGTGAGGCTGAGATGATCTGCCAGGGCACTTCTGGTGAGAACTTGGGAATCTTTTGTGGGTTTAGGTGTGGCCTGACATGAAAGCCCTGCAGTTGGCTCCTTTGTGAGCAGGAGCCTTGGCTTGTGTGGTGAATCACCCCCTCTGAACAGAAAGACTCCATTTCCCTGTCTCCATTTGCTTGTTCTGTTACAAGAGATTTCTCTCTCTAAAGAAGCTGCAGGTGAATCATGTTTAGatcagggaaggaaatttcaAGGAAATCAAGAAGAAGCTGACTCTTTAACTCTGTCTTGGCTCAACTCAAATGAGGAGGAATGGCTTTTTTTGGCAGTGCTGCTTTTGATCCATAATTCAAATTTCCTTCCGAGGAGAGGGGAAGAATGAGGTGTGAGCACACCTGAAAGTATCTGTGGCTGGACAGGGAATCCCTGTCCTCAGAGCTTCCTCCCAAATTTAGTCAGCAGCATTAATTGCCTTCCAGTTTATGTTGCAAAGTGTCTGtaggctgagctccagcctaataaatataatttattagtAAAACCAACATACATTTTTTGACGAGACCTAAAAATGGCAGCTCACCAGCAGGGAACCACACAAATTAGTTTTTCAGGGAGATAAAAAACCAGCCTGAATCATTTACCCCACAGGAGAAGAAATTGGATCTCTGAAGCTCAGACTTCACGTGGCAAGGGGATTTTTGCCCTCCCTTTTCCTTGCCTGACCATGATTTTAGGGAATAGTTTCCCTCTTGAAAGAAGTCATCCCAGAATTTCAGCCTTTTATTAGACTGCCTTGGATTCAACTTTTTGACAAGGAAATACTGATGCAGCTGGTGGGAAAGGAATCAGAAATTCCATAAAAAGATGGAATAAACCTGAGATCTTGCCTGGCAACAATTCAGCCTGACCCAGTGCACTGAGGCAGACACAAAATTTTGCTGTGTAAAGCAGTTACAGGTGTGCAGACAACAGAGTTCTGAGAAACTCATGTGGGCTCCTGGGCAAAGGGGTCACTATTGCTGGGACCCAGTTTTTGGCAGGCAGGAGTGTGGTTAGTGCAGGATATACCAATGTTCAGGGGCACCAAGGGTGTATCAGCAAGGACATGCCAGGGTTAGTACAGGGGGGTtggtgtggtggtgtttgcaggggcccaggacgagggaagagatgagaatcttggctccatgtttcagaaggctgatttgttattttatgatatattgtattaaaaagaaattatatattaaaactgtactaaaagaatagaagaaaaggaTTTAATCAGAAGTCTggcaaggaatagaaaggaaaggaatggaatggtGGTAAAATcctgtgactgctcacagcctcgacacagctggctgtcattggtcaGCAAGTAGAAACActttcacatgctgggtaaacagtTCTCAAAtcccattccaaagcagcaaaacatggagaagctgaagcttcttCTCATGTTTTTCATGAAATATGTCCATGACAGGTTGGGGTTTCTGTCGGGTTGGGAGCCAATGGCAGAGTTTGATGAGCTGACACATCAGTGTCCCGTAACGGTGTGAACCCCTTGGAGGCTCCAAGAGTAAGGGAATAATCCAGCTCCCCAAAAATGCCAAATGGAGATGATCTCAGACTGTTGTAGAGCAGAGCCAGTGGCTttgggctgtcccagggctgacCTGGAGCTCCCCACAGGTGGACAGCCACGTGGACCTGCTGCAGGTGGCCAAGGAGACGGACGGCTTCTCGGGCAGCGACCTGAAGGAGATGTGCCGGGACGCGGCGCTGCTCTGCGTGCGGGAGTACGTCAACAACGCCTGCGAGGAGGACGTGTACGTGGGGCTGCTGCActctcactgctgctcctctggggctgggcttgCCTGCAGGCTCAcaccctgctgctctgtcctgcttCCATGCCCACTTGCCACTATACACAACCCCTCACAGCTCAGTGACTCTTCCTGCTTTTGGCTCCAAAAATAAGCTCAGCGCCTTGGGTGTTCCAAGGT contains:
- the ATAD1 gene encoding outer mitochondrial transmembrane helix translocase isoform X1, yielding MVHAEAFSRPLSRNEVVGLIFRLTIFGAVTYFTIKWMVDAIDPTRKQKVEAQKQAEKLMKQIGVKNVKLTEYEMSIAAHLVDPLSMHVTWSDIAGLDDVITDLKDTVILPIKKKYLFENSRLLQPPKGVLLYGPPGCGKTLIAKATAKEAGCRFINLQPSTLTDKWYGESQKLAAAVFSLAIKLQPSIIFIDEIDSFLRNRSSTDHEATAMMKAQFMSLWDGLDTDYNCQVIVMGATNRPQDLDSAIMRRMPTRFHINQPALKQREAILKLILKNENVDSHVDLLQVAKETDGFSGSDLKEMCRDAALLCVREYVNNACEEDVHDEDEIRPVQQQDLHRAIEKMRKSKDVSMQNLAMEIVFD
- the ATAD1 gene encoding outer mitochondrial transmembrane helix translocase isoform X2, translating into MVHAEAFSRPLSRNEVVGLIFRLTIFGAVTYFTIKWMVDAIDPTRKQKVEAQKQAEKLMKQIGVKNVKLTEYEMSIAAHLVDPLSMHVTWSDIAGLDDVITDLKDTVILPIKKKYLFENSRLLQPPKGVLLYGPPGCGKTLIAKATAKEAGCRFINLQPSTLTDKWYGESQKLAAAVFSLAIKLQPSIIFIDEIDSFLRNRSSTDHEATAMMKAQFMSLWDGLDTDYNCQVIVMGATNRPQDLDSAIMRRMPTRFHINQPALKQREAILKLILKNENVDSHVDLLQVAKETDGFSGSDLKEMCRDAALLCVREHDEDEIRPVQQQDLHRAIEKMRKSKDVSMQNLAMEIVFD